A stretch of Gossypium hirsutum isolate 1008001.06 chromosome A06, Gossypium_hirsutum_v2.1, whole genome shotgun sequence DNA encodes these proteins:
- the LOC107948406 gene encoding somatic embryogenesis receptor kinase 1, translating into MEGSKKVKSLVLVCLISVLLHPFCLISANVEGDALHSLRTNLNDPNNVLQSWDPTLVNPCTWFHVTCNNDNSVIRVDLGNAALSGQLVPQLGLLKNLQYLELYSNNISGPIPSDLGNLTSLVSLDLYLNSFSGPIPESLGRLSKLRFLRLNNNTLMGPIPMSLTNITSLQVLDLSNNHLSGEVPDNGSFSLFTPISFANNFDLCGPVTGRPCPGSPPFSPPPPFVPPPPISSPSGNSVTGAIAGGVAAGAALLFAAPAIAFAWWRRRKPQEFFFDVPAEEDPEVHLGQLKRFSLRELQVATDSFSHKNILGRGGFGKVYKGRLADGSLVAVKRLKEERTPGGELQFQTEVEMISMAVHRNLLRLRGFCMTPTERLLVYPYMANGSVASCLRERPPSQPPLDWPTRKRIALGSARGLSYLHDHCDPKIIHRDVKAANILLDEEFEAVVGDFGLAKLMDYKDTHVTTAVRGTIGHIAPEYLSTGKSSEKTDVFGYGIMLLELITGQRAFDLARLANDDDVMLLDWVKGLLKEKKLELLVDPDLQTNYVETEVEQLIQVALLCTQGSPMDRPKMSEVVRMLEGDGLAERWDEWQKVEVLRQEVELAPHPNSDWIVDSTDNLHAVELSGPR; encoded by the exons ATGGAAGGAAGCAAAAAGGTTAAAtctttggttttggtttgtttgATCTCGGTGCTACTGCATCCATTCTGTCTTATTTCTGCTAATGTGGAAG GTGATGCATTGCACAGCCTAAGGACCAACTTGAATGATCCTAACAATGTACTGCAGAGTTGGGATCCTACCCTTGTTAACCCCTGCACATGGTTTCACGTTACATGTAACAATGATAATAGTGTTATTAGAGT TGATCTTGGAAATGCAGCTTTATCTGGTCAGCTTGTACCACAGCTTGGCTTGCTTAAGAATTTGCAGTACTT GGAACTTTACAGTAATAACATAAGTGGACCGATTCCTAGTGATCTTGGGAATCTGACTAGCTTGGTGAGCTTGGATCTCTATTTGAATAGTTTCAGTGGTCCTATTCCTGAATCTTTGGGGAGGCTGTCGAAATTGCGATTCCT CCGGCTTAACAACAACACCTTGATGGGTCCTATCCCTATGTCATTAACGAATATCACATCACTTCAAGTCCT GGATCTATCAAATAACCATCTTTCTGGGGAGGTTCCAGATAATGGCTCCTTCTCACTATTCACTCCTATCAG TTTTGCTAACAACTTCGATCTATGTGGCCCGGTTACTGGACGCCCATGCCCCGGATCTCCTCCTTtctctcctcctcctccttttgTACCACCACCGCCAATTTCTTCTCCAA GTGGGAATAGTGTCACTGGTGCAATAGCTGGAGGAGTTGCAGCAGGTGCTGCCTTACTGTTTGCTGCTCCTGCAATTGCATTTGCGTGGTGGCGTCGGCGGAAACCTCAAGAATTTTTCTTTGATGTACCTG CGGAAGAGGACCCAGAAGTTCATCTTGGACAGCTGAAGAGGTTTTCATTACGAGAACTACAAGTTGCCACTGACAGTTTTAGCCATAAAAATATTCTGGGTAGAGGTGGATTTGGTAAGGTTTACAAAGGAAGGTTAGCTGACGGTTCACTGGTGGCTGTTAAAAGATTGAAAGAAGAGCGTACACCTGGTGGGGAGTTACAGTTTCAAACAGAAGTAGAGATGATCAGCATGGCTGTTCATCGAAATCTCCTCAGGCTGCGTGGGTTTTGTATGACACCGACTGAGCGATTGCTTGTTTACCCCTACATGGCTAATGGAAGTGTTGCATCATGTCTCAGAG AACGCCCTCCGTCACAACCTCCACTTGATTGGCCAACACGGAAGAGAATTGCATTGGGATCTGCTAGGGGTCTTTCTTATTTGCATGATCACTGTGACCCAAAGATCATTCATCGTGATGTAAAAGCTGCAAACATTTTGTTGGATGAGGAGTTTGAAGCTGTTGTTGGTGACTTTGGGTTGGCTAAACTTATGGACTACAAGGATACCCATGTAACTACTGCTGTACGTGGCACAATTGGACATATTGCTCCCGAGTATCTCTCTACTGGAAAATCTTCAGAGAAAACTGATGTTTTTGGGTATGGTATCATGCTTTTGGAGCTTATAACTGGACAGCGGGCCTTTGATCTTGCTCGTCTTGCAAATGATGATGATGTCATGTTGCTTGATTGG GTCAAAGGACTTCTGAAGGAGAAGAAGCTGGAATTGCTAGTTGATCCTGATCTGCAAACCAATTATGTAGAAACTGAGGTAGAGCAGTTAATCCAGGTTGCTCTGCTATGCACACAAGGTTCCCCAATGGACCGGCCAAAGATGTCGGAAGTGGTTAGAATGCTGGAAGGTGATGGGTTGGCCGAGAGATGGGATGAGTGGCAGAAAGTTGAAGTTCTACGGCAGGAGGTTGAACTTGCCCCTCATCCTAATTCTGATTGGATCGTGGACTCAACTGACAATCTGCATGCTGTTGAGTTATCCGGTCCAAGGTGA
- the LOC107947820 gene encoding IST1 homolog has protein sequence MSVLDSLFNKGFKAAKCKTLLKLTIPRIKLLRNRREIQIKQMRRDIAKLLEIGQEATARIRVEHIIREENTMAAQEILELFCELIAVRLPIIETQRECPLDLKEAISSICFAAPRCADLPELLQVQMLFISKYGKEFVSAATELRPDSGVNRQLIELLSICAPSPELKLKLLKEIAEEHELEWDPASTETEFFKPHEDLLNGPTEFVNGTKLPFPAEKHNETSISTADHAQIEQPDSDTDFDPLDLPEVPKVSLRPSTFAASAPVISSPSPAAPKPEIDYGPSRHSGASGYVLQMSPLEPDILMQEDSATRESEMSDDPAGAKENKQFVPFISPPSISPASISARGSDPPASLRPKCEANVDLQDVLAAAEAAAETAEHAAAAARSAASLAQVRIAELTQKKNERVTESSSPENPIHTYIPHQQASTEKLNFDHQNFCIDPADSLYSLDSHQVHEESVHQATEAADPSVDKLKIGSVSPVSSDHAVHHQPHRLPSMDDEFFSYPNLFARQNRDLGSNGSFKDNSHTSHY, from the exons ATGTCTGTGCTCGATTCTCTTTTCAACAAAGGCTTTAAAGCTGCTAAATG CAAAACTTTGCTCAAGTTGACAATTCCGCGGATAAAGTTGTTGAGGAATAGGAGAGAGATTCAGATAAAACAGATGCGCCGCGACATTGCCAAACTTCTTGAGATTGGCCAAGAAGCTACTGCTCGAATCCGG GTGGAGCATATAATAAGGGAAGAGAATACAATGGCTGCTCAGGAGATCCTTGAGCTGTTTTGTGAGCTTATTGCTGTCCGTCTTCCAATCATAGAGACTCAAAG GGAATGTCCTCTAGATTTGAAAGAAGCAATATCTAGCATTTGTTTTGCTGCACCAAGATGTGCCGATCTACCAGAGTTGTTGCAGGTTCAAATGCTGTTTATTTCCAAGTACGGGAAGGAATTTGTATCAGCTGCAACTGAGCTTAGGCCAGATAGTGGTGTTAATCGTCAG TTGATAGAATTGTTATCTATATGCGCTCCTTCACCCGAATTAAAACTGAAGCTTCTGAAAGAAATTGCTGAAGAGCATGAGTTGGAATGGGATCCAGCTTCCACGGAGACTGAGTTTTTCAAACCACATGAAGATttattg AATGGCCCAACTGAGTTTGTCAATGGTACTAAGTTGCCCTTTCCTGCTGAGAAACACAATGAAACATCGATTTCCACCGCTGATCATGCCCAAATTGAGCAGCCTGATTCTGATACAGACTTTGACCCATTAGATTTACCTGAAGTTCCTAAGGTATCATTGCGGCCAAGCACATTTGCTGCATCAGCACCAGTAATTAGCTCACCTTCACCAGCTGCTCCAAAGCCTGAAATTGATTATGGACCATCTAGACATTCTGGAGCTTCTGGATATGTTTTACAAATGTCACCTTTAGAGCCTGAtatattgatgcaagaagatTCTGCCACTAGAGAAAGTGAAATGTCCGATGATCCAGCTGGAGCCAAAGAAAATAAACAGTTTGTGCCATTCATTTCTCCCCCATCAATTTCTCCTGCATCAATCTCTGCAAGAGGAAGTGATCCTCCAGCTAGTTTGAGACCAAAATGTGAGGCCAATGTTGACCTACAGGATGTTTTAGCTGCTGCTGAGGCTGCTGCTGAAACTGCCGAACATGCAGCAGCTGCAGCCCGTTCAGCTGCAAGTCTTGCACAAGTTAGAATTGCTGAGCTTACACAGAAAAAAAATGAGCGGGTTACTGAGAGTAGCAGCCCTGAGAACCCTATTCATACATATATTCCTCATCAACAAGCTAGTACAGAAAAGCTAAATTTTGATCATCAGAACTTTTGTATTGATCCTGCTGATTCTTTATATTCTTTGGACTCCCATCAAGTACATGAGGAGTCAGTGCACCAAGCAACAGAGGCAGCAGATCCTTCAGTCGACAAACTGAAAATAGGCTCCGTTTCACCAGTTTCCAGCGACCATGCAGTTCATCACCAGCCACATAGATTGCCTTCAATGGATGATGAATTCTTCTCATATCCAAACCTTTTCGCGAGACAGAATCGAGACCTTGGATCCAATGGGTCTTTTAAAGATAATTCCCATACTAGTCATTATTAA
- the LOC107948405 gene encoding cysteine--tRNA ligase 2, cytoplasmic, whose product MDSSKQETNQKKASKTMAKKETEEFQFVVYNTMTQQKEVFKPKTPGKVRMYVCGVTAYDFSHLGHARAAVSFDVLYRYLKHLGYEVTYVRNFTDVDDKIIRRANETGEDPISLSDRYCKEYNIDMSDLQCLSPTHEPRVSDHMEQIKDMILQIINKDFGYVVDGDVFFAVDKFPNYGKLSGQKLENNRAGERVAVDSRKRNPSDFALWKAATPGEPSWDSSWGPGRPGWHIECSAMSAHYLSFKFDIHGGGLDLIFPHHENEIAQSCAACEESDVSYWLHNGHVTNNNEKMSKSLGNFFTIRQITERYHPLALRYFLINAHYRSPLNFSVVQLEGASDAIFYLYQSLKDCQDALLQLQEEIPNDGKPAQTTPDAKECISKLCNEFQVKMSDDLSTSLILTGAFLEALKLVNNLLTMLKKKQQKQQRLLVIQSLKEIGKEVTKVLDVLGLQPPCSYNEVLLQLKEKALTRAGLVEDDVIRLINERAEVRRNKDFLKSDQMRAHLQAKGIALMDVGTETIWRPCVPVQQESEVVPSEGQKVPPKPETA is encoded by the exons ATGGATTCTTCAAAGCAAGAAACAAACCAGAAAAAAGCTTCTAAAACGATGGCTAAGAAGGAAACCGAAGAATTCCAATTTGTTGTTTACAATACTATGACTCAGCAAAAAGAGGTTTTCAAGCCCAAAACCCCTGGAAAAGTTCGCATGTATGTCTGCGGTGTCACTGCCTATGATTTCAGTCACCTTGGCCATGCTCGTGCTGCCGTTTCCTTCGATGTCCTTTACAG GTACCTTAAGCATTTGGGTTATGAGGTTACTTATGTCAGGAATTTTACTGATGTTGATGATAag ATAATTCGTCGAGCCAATGAGACTGGAGAAGATCCAATAAGTTTGAGTGACCGGTACTGTAAAGAATATAATATAGATATGAGTGATCTACAGTGTCTTTCTCCAACACATGAGCCGCGCGTTTCTGATCAcatggagcagatcaaagatatg ATCTTGCAGATTATAAACAAAGACTTTGGATATGTTGTTGATGGCGATGTGTTTTTTGCTGTTGATAAATTCCCAAATTATGGCAAGTTATCTGGGCAGAAACTGGAAAACAATAGAGCGGGTGAACGTGTTGCTGTTGACTCAAGGAAGCGTAATCCTTCCGACTTTGCATTATGGAAG GCTGCAACGCCAGGTGAGCCATCTTGGGACAGCTCATGGGGACCTGGACGACCTGGGTGGCACATAGAATGTAGTGCAATGAGTGCTCATTATTTAAGCTTCAAATTTGACATTCATGGTGGTGGGCTTGATTTGATTTTTCCTCACCATGAAAATGAAATTGCTCAAAGTTGTGCTGCATGCGAAGAGAGTGACGTAAGTTATTGGTTGCACAATGGGCATGTTACTAATAACAATGAGAAGATGTCAAAATCTTTGGGTAACTTTTTCACAATTCGCCAG ATTACTGAGAGATATCATCCACTGGCTTTGCGGTACTTCTTGATAAATGCACACTATCGTTCTCCTCTCAATTTCTCCGTTGTTCAGTTGGAAGGTGCATCAGATGCTATTTTTTACTTATATCAG AGTTTGAAAGATTGCCAAGATGCTCTATTACAACTACAAGAAGAAATTCCCAACGATGGCAAACCAGCTCAGACTACTCCGGATGCCAAGGAATGCATTAGCAAGCTCTGCAATGAGTTCCAggtgaaaatgtcagatgacttGAGCACTTCACTTATACTGACTGGAGCCTTTCTAGAAGCGTTGAAGTTGGTAAACAATTTGTTGACCATGCTAAAG AAGAAGCAGCAAAAGCAACAAAGATTATTGGTAATTCAATCCCTTAAAGAGATTGGGAAAGAAGTTACGaaagttttggatgttcttgGATTGCAGCCACCTTGCTCTTATAATGAG GTTTTGCTGCAATTAAAGGAGAAAGCATTAACGAGAGCCGGATTGGTGGAAGATGATGTGATTCGTCTAATTAACGAAAGAGCTGAAGTGAGGAGAAACAAAGACTTCTTGAAAAGTGATCAGATGAGAGCTCATTTGCAAGCTAAGGGCATTGCACTCATGGATGTAGGCACGGAAACAATTTGGAGACCTTGTGTTCCTGTTCAACAAGAATCGGAAGTAGTGCCATCAGAGGGCCAGAAGGTCCCTCCCAAGCCTGAAACTGCATAA